The following are encoded together in the Panicum virgatum strain AP13 chromosome 6K, P.virgatum_v5, whole genome shotgun sequence genome:
- the LOC120713775 gene encoding F-box/kelch-repeat protein At3g06240-like, with protein sequence MVARPSPCGAAAEFKIARFSVIPALRDRLRCEVFDSRRFAWRRAADVPVCPASLEPSAPAVSAHGAEHWLRWPDRATGAQDVFAFDLRTEAWRLVPLPREVDERDDPWARKQISAVEGRLCLMVTTEAGVADEEVLEVWEMAGYVEGRWEKKMRVSLKSLHAQEGGAVILKNLYSSDVAFLDTFCRVMWYDFLRGKKMAEVEVKHVCIQEVFKYESDLIPCELG encoded by the exons ATGGTGGCGCGGCCCTCGCcgtgcggcgccgccgccgagttcAAGATCGCCCGCTTCTCCGTCATCCCGGCGCTGCGCGACCGCCTCCGGTGCGAGGTGTTCGACTCGCGGCGGTTCGcgtggcgccgcgccgcggacgTGCCGGTGTGCCCGGCGTCGCTCGAGCCCTCGGCGCCCGCCGTGAGCGCCCACGGCGCCGAGCACTGGCTCCGGTGGCCCGACCGGGCGACGGGCGCGCAGGACGTGTTCGCGTTCGACCTCCGGACCGAGGCGTGGCGGCTGGTCCCGCTGCCGCGGGAGGTGGACGAGAGGGACGACCCCTGGGCGCGGAAGCAGATATCGGCCGTGGAGGGGAGGCTGTGCCTGATGGTGACCACGGAGGCCGGCGTGGCGgacgaggaggtgctggaggtGTGGGAGATGGCCGGGTACGTGGAGGGGAGGtgggagaagaagatgagggTGAGCTTGAAGAGCCTCCACGCGCAGGAAGGGGGCGCCGTGATCCTCAAAAACCTCTACTCATCCGATGTTGCTTTCCTCGACACTTTCTGCAGAGTCATGTG GTACGATTTCTTGAGagggaagaagatggcggaggtGGAAGTGAAGCACGTGTGCATACAAGAGGTGTTCAAGTACGAATCTGACCTGATCCCCTGCGAGTTGGGCTGA
- the LOC120713774 gene encoding F-box protein At5g03100-like translates to MDRISALPDELLHIILGLVGDALAVTRTAALSRRWRHVWVHAKSLTIDAAAPGRFVDWVLSRRADQDMGSLQIRISPRGRARTSPEPANGWLRYAARRVVGPFALRFRDSGAPLAVELPAAGLARTTSIEMDLSNGTLRLLPPASAAAAAYESLTALLVTNLIKASPRP, encoded by the coding sequence ATGGATCGGATCAGCGCCCTCCCCGACGAGTTGCTGCACATCATCCTCGGCTTGGTGGGCGACGCGCTCGCCGTCACCCGCACGGCCGCGCTCTCGCGGCGATGGCGGCACGTCTGGGTCCACGCCAAGAGCCTGACgatcgacgccgccgcgccgggccggTTCGTGGACTGGGTGCTCTCTCGGCGCGCCGACCAAGACATGGGGTCCCTCCAGATCCGCATCTCCCCGCGGGGCCGCGCCCGCACCTCGCCGGAGCCTGCCAACGGGTGGCTCCGCTACGCAGCGCGGCGCGTCGTCGGGCCCTTCGCTCTGCGCTTCCGCGACTCCGGCGCGCCGCTGGCCGtggagctccccgccgccggcctcgccagGACGACGTCCATCGAGATGGATCTGTCGAATGGCACGCTCCGGCTcctgccgccggcctccgcggcggcggcggcgtacgagTCGCTGACGGCGCTCCTTGTCACGAACCTGATCAAAGCATCGCCAAGGCCATga
- the LOC120713776 gene encoding proteasome subunit alpha type-7-A, producing MARYDRAITVFSPDGHLFQVEYALEAVRKGNAAVGVRGVDTVVLGVEKKSTPKLQDSRSVRKIASLDTHIALACAGLKADARVLINRARVECQSHRLTVEDPVTVEYITRFIAGLQQKYTQSGGVRPFGLSTLIVGFDPYTNKPALYQTDPSGTFSAWKANATGRNSNSMREFLEKNYKETSGKETIKLAIRALLEVVESGGKNIEVAVMTHKDGLRELEEAEIDEYVAEIEAEKAAAEAAKKGAPKET from the exons ATGGCCCGCTACGACCGCGCGATCACCGTCTTCTCCCCCGACGGCCACCTCTTCCAGGTCGAGTACGCCCTCGAGGCCGTCCGCAAGGGCAacgccgccgtcggcgtccGCGGCGTCGACACCGTCGTCCTCGGCGTCGAGAAGAAGTCCACCCCCAAGCTCCAGGACTCGAG GTCCGTGCGCAAGATCGCGAGCCTGGACACCCACATCGCGCTGGCGTGCGCGGGGCTCAAGGCCGACGCGCGCGTCCTCATCAACCGCGCCCGCGTCGAGTGCCAGAGCCACCGCCTCACCGTCGAGGACCCCGTCACCGTCGAGTACATCACGCGCTTCATCGCCGGCCTGCAGCAGAAGTACACGCAGAGCGGAGGGGTCCGCCCCTTCGGCCTTTCCACCCTCATCGTCGGCTTCGACCCCTACACCAACAAGCCCGCCCTGTACCAGACCGACCCCTCGGGGACCTTCTCCGCCTGGAAGGCCAACGCCACCGGCCGCAACTCCAACTCCATGCGCGAGTTCCTCGAGAAGAACTACAAGGAGACGTCAGGCAAGGAGACCATCAAGCTCGCCATCAGAGCACTCCTTGAG GTTGTTGAGAGTGGCGGCAAGAACATTGAGGTTGCAGTGATGACACACAAGGATGGCCTTCGCGAGCTTGAAGAGGCGGAGATTGATGAATATGTCGCTGAGATCGAGGCAGAgaaggccgccgccgaggctgcAAAGAAGGGTGCGCCGAAGGAAACATGA